The proteins below come from a single Tepidisphaeraceae bacterium genomic window:
- the gmk gene encoding guanylate kinase encodes MLDSKEYPGLLIVLVGPSGVGKSTISRLLADKVNVSYTVSATTRPRRPNEENGKTYDHVDHKEFYRRLDNDEFLEYAQVYGDYYATPKHPALDYLKQGRDVLLEIDFQGAMQVRHHYPEALLVFILPPDEPTLLQRLTDRARDSEDEINKRFRAAKREIHMAKGSHAFDYMVINDHLDDAVEEIIKIIRHKRSGGI; translated from the coding sequence ATGCTTGACTCGAAAGAATATCCCGGCCTGCTCATCGTTCTCGTCGGTCCGTCCGGCGTGGGCAAGAGCACGATCTCGCGGCTGTTGGCCGACAAGGTGAACGTGTCGTATACGGTCAGCGCGACCACGCGCCCAAGGCGGCCAAACGAGGAGAACGGGAAGACGTACGACCACGTCGACCACAAGGAGTTCTACCGCCGGCTGGACAACGACGAGTTCCTGGAATACGCCCAGGTGTACGGCGACTACTACGCCACGCCCAAGCACCCGGCTTTGGACTACCTGAAACAGGGCCGTGACGTGCTTCTGGAAATCGACTTTCAGGGCGCCATGCAGGTGCGGCACCACTACCCCGAAGCGCTGCTCGTCTTCATTCTGCCGCCCGATGAGCCTACACTACTGCAGCGGTTGACCGACCGCGCCCGCGACAGTGAAGACGAGATCAACAAGCGCTTCCGGGCGGCCAAGCGTGAAATTCACATGGCGAAAGGTAGCCATGCGTTCGACTACATGGTCATCAACGACCACCTTGACGACGCCGTCGAGGAAATTATCAAGATCATTCGACATAAACGGTCGGGTGGGATTTAA
- a CDS encoding DNA-directed RNA polymerase subunit omega, with protein MIEALKSDEIVNKVGGRFKLTALIQKRMLELMDGARPLIDRGNMTDLEVVIQEILQDKIAIDYEASGLARPV; from the coding sequence ATGATTGAAGCACTCAAGAGCGACGAGATCGTGAACAAGGTTGGCGGCCGGTTCAAGCTGACCGCACTCATTCAGAAGCGCATGCTGGAACTGATGGACGGCGCCCGCCCGCTCATCGATCGCGGCAACATGACGGACCTGGAAGTCGTGATCCAGGAAATCCTGCAGGACAAGATTGCGATCGACTACGAAGCCAGTGGTCTGGCGCGCCCCGTATAG
- a CDS encoding glycoside hydrolase N-terminal domain-containing protein: MSYTLNQPATRWEDAIPTGNGPLGAMVFGHVAQDFVLLNHHRCWLEKPRGELPSLAPRLADIRRLQAEGRWAEAAAVFPSVIKEKGYRCDTADYHPLGEIWIHHHGIAATRDYRSSLDLSTGEVVVAWTMKGRRHARRLFVSRADDVIALTTDEWEPGALHMACRLRPHGVEDVTDYGSGRKPRPQTPPIAWDAREGTGWHAHIGRYEDGREFGAVLQALPVGGGSAYGDRYWGGVWSGVKDAQSALVLVKCWYDEPADAAVPRLLEELASLPADYRTLLQRHREHHEPLINAFHLDLGAEEADRSKPNNVLTQEAFQGDVSNALVERMVAFQRHLLVTAAREDAWPLNLQGRWNGDYTPAWASDYHNDINVQMTYWLAPQTGLARLIEPLADYYFGFLGDYRANARQSYGCRGILLPAYMGTHGQISHGTFVHWTAGAGWMAQHWWEHWLATGDREFLRTRTLPWLQETAAFYLDFVEVRDGVAHFAPSISPENAPAGKPMTVADATMDVSVCREVLCNLLEALRVLQLSDPQQEERYWQLLAALPTYEANAEGGLREWLHADLADVQAHRHLSHLYGLFPGSEINPEDTAEVYTWAVRALELRQNELDSMAGWSFSFMANLWARSGQGERALENLELLLRGCTNPNLLSWGNDWRAQGLSAYWGLGAQPPFQIEAGLGLVSAVCEMLVRSRPGFLHLLPALPSAWPHGSVRGITTRCGVRVDLSWSENGRTFSLKLSSRVAQQITLRLPDHFSPSSQTIELAAGDVSLQYRA, encoded by the coding sequence ATGTCCTACACATTAAATCAGCCGGCGACCCGCTGGGAAGACGCCATCCCCACCGGCAATGGGCCTCTTGGGGCGATGGTCTTTGGCCATGTGGCCCAGGATTTCGTTCTGCTCAACCATCACCGGTGCTGGCTGGAGAAGCCGCGCGGTGAACTGCCGAGTCTGGCACCGCGGCTCGCGGACATTCGGCGCCTGCAGGCCGAGGGCCGTTGGGCCGAAGCCGCCGCAGTGTTCCCGTCCGTTATCAAGGAGAAGGGTTACCGCTGCGACACGGCCGACTATCACCCGCTGGGCGAGATATGGATCCATCATCACGGCATCGCTGCGACGAGGGATTATCGTTCGTCACTCGACTTAAGCACCGGTGAGGTCGTCGTCGCCTGGACCATGAAGGGGCGCCGCCACGCGCGCCGCCTGTTCGTGTCGCGGGCCGATGACGTTATCGCCCTCACGACGGACGAATGGGAGCCGGGCGCTCTGCACATGGCTTGCCGCCTGCGCCCACACGGCGTGGAGGACGTGACGGATTACGGATCGGGCCGCAAACCGCGGCCGCAAACCCCGCCCATCGCCTGGGACGCACGCGAGGGAACCGGCTGGCACGCCCACATCGGCCGTTACGAAGACGGCCGGGAGTTCGGTGCGGTCCTCCAGGCCCTGCCGGTTGGCGGAGGCAGCGCTTACGGTGATCGGTATTGGGGAGGCGTCTGGTCGGGCGTGAAGGACGCTCAGTCCGCCCTGGTGCTCGTCAAGTGCTGGTACGACGAACCCGCGGATGCTGCGGTCCCGCGTCTGCTCGAGGAACTCGCATCGCTTCCGGCAGATTACAGGACACTTCTCCAGCGACACCGCGAGCATCACGAGCCGCTCATCAATGCGTTCCATCTCGACCTGGGTGCGGAAGAGGCGGATCGCAGCAAGCCAAATAATGTCCTGACACAGGAAGCCTTCCAGGGCGATGTCAGCAACGCGCTCGTCGAACGTATGGTCGCCTTCCAGCGCCATCTGCTCGTCACGGCGGCTCGCGAAGATGCGTGGCCGTTGAACCTTCAGGGTCGCTGGAACGGCGACTATACGCCGGCCTGGGCAAGCGATTACCACAACGACATCAACGTGCAGATGACGTACTGGCTCGCGCCGCAGACGGGCCTCGCCCGCCTGATCGAGCCGCTGGCCGACTACTATTTCGGGTTCCTCGGCGACTATCGCGCCAATGCTCGCCAGTCATATGGCTGCCGCGGGATCCTGCTGCCCGCTTACATGGGAACACATGGGCAGATATCTCACGGCACCTTCGTCCATTGGACGGCCGGCGCCGGGTGGATGGCGCAGCACTGGTGGGAACACTGGCTCGCGACCGGCGACCGCGAATTTCTTCGCACGCGCACGTTGCCGTGGCTCCAGGAGACGGCGGCGTTTTACCTCGACTTCGTTGAGGTCCGCGACGGCGTCGCGCACTTCGCCCCATCCATCTCCCCCGAGAATGCGCCCGCCGGGAAGCCGATGACCGTCGCGGACGCGACGATGGACGTGTCCGTCTGCCGCGAAGTGCTGTGCAACCTGCTGGAGGCCTTGCGGGTCCTTCAATTATCCGACCCACAACAGGAAGAGCGCTACTGGCAACTTTTGGCCGCACTGCCGACGTACGAGGCTAATGCCGAGGGTGGCCTGCGCGAATGGCTGCACGCGGATCTGGCCGACGTGCAGGCCCACCGGCACCTTTCGCACCTGTACGGGCTCTTCCCTGGCTCGGAGATCAATCCGGAAGACACCGCGGAAGTTTACACCTGGGCCGTGCGCGCTTTGGAATTGCGCCAGAATGAACTGGACAGCATGGCCGGATGGAGTTTCTCCTTCATGGCCAACCTCTGGGCCCGCAGTGGCCAAGGCGAACGGGCGCTGGAGAACCTGGAACTGTTGCTGCGGGGATGTACAAACCCAAACCTGCTCAGCTGGGGAAACGACTGGCGAGCCCAAGGGCTGTCGGCGTATTGGGGACTAGGAGCGCAGCCGCCGTTCCAGATTGAGGCCGGCCTGGGCCTTGTGTCGGCCGTGTGTGAAATGCTGGTCCGGTCACGTCCCGGCTTTCTCCACCTGCTCCCCGCCTTACCGAGCGCGTGGCCTCATGGAAGCGTGCGGGGAATTACGACACGGTGCGGCGTAAGGGTAGATCTCTCCTGGTCGGAGAACGGACGTACGTTCTCGCTCAAGCTGAGCAGCCGCGTGGCCCAACAGATCACGCTGCGTCTGCCAGACCACTTCAGCCCGTCGTCTCAGACCATCGAGTTGGCCGCGGGCGATGTTTCGCTTCAATATCGAGCGTAA
- a CDS encoding phosphoenolpyruvate carboxykinase (GTP) → MTTTLDERMANQSGDASANHNVTAWVQQCAALCQPDKIVWCDGSERERERLLKQAVDEGVLIQLNQQKLPGCYLHRSNPNDVARSEHLTFICTPSEDMAGPTNNWMEPRAAYAKLRRLYDGCMKGRTMYVVPFVMGPIGSPLAKVGVELTDSIYVVLNMGIMTRMGDVAWRQLGDSDEFTRCLHSLGDVNPDRRYVMHFPLDNTIWSFGSGYGGNALLGKKCLALRIASVLGQQQGWMAEHMLLMGATSPQGAKSYIAAAFPSACGKTNFAMLIPPKKYADAGWKINTVGDDIVWMWVDKDTGKLRAINPEAGYFGVVPGTNDKTNPNAMAAMSRDTIFTNVALLPDGDVWWEGKTDQPPAECIDWTGKPWTPNGPGKAAHPNSRFTAPMVNNPALDPAANDPDGVPVSAIVFGGRRSRTIPLVFQAFNWVHGVYLGATLGSETTAAATGQQGIVRRDPMAMLPFIGYNIRDYLVHWFRMRKKMSDCPRIFHVNWFRKDDNGKFLWPGFGENMRVLKWIIDRCQGRAYASETVIGWMPRPQDIDLEGLDITPEQFAEIQSVRNDEVKAEILSQEELFLKLAGDLPKEMIFQRELLVTRL, encoded by the coding sequence ATGACCACGACCCTCGACGAACGCATGGCAAACCAATCCGGTGATGCATCGGCCAACCACAACGTCACGGCGTGGGTACAGCAGTGCGCGGCGCTCTGCCAGCCCGACAAAATCGTCTGGTGCGACGGCAGCGAACGCGAGCGCGAACGGTTGCTGAAGCAGGCGGTCGATGAGGGCGTGCTGATCCAGCTGAACCAGCAGAAGCTGCCGGGCTGTTACCTGCACCGCAGCAACCCCAACGACGTCGCGCGCAGCGAACACCTGACCTTCATCTGCACGCCATCCGAAGACATGGCTGGCCCCACCAACAACTGGATGGAGCCGCGGGCCGCGTACGCGAAGCTGCGCAGGTTGTACGACGGCTGCATGAAGGGTCGCACGATGTACGTCGTGCCGTTCGTGATGGGCCCGATCGGCAGCCCGCTGGCGAAGGTGGGCGTGGAACTGACCGACAGCATCTACGTCGTGCTGAACATGGGCATCATGACGCGCATGGGCGACGTCGCCTGGCGGCAGCTGGGCGACAGCGACGAGTTCACGCGTTGCCTGCACTCGCTCGGCGACGTGAACCCCGACCGCCGCTACGTCATGCACTTTCCGCTCGACAACACGATTTGGAGCTTCGGCAGTGGCTACGGGGGCAACGCGCTGCTGGGCAAGAAGTGCCTGGCGCTGCGCATTGCCAGCGTGCTCGGCCAGCAGCAGGGGTGGATGGCCGAGCACATGCTGTTGATGGGCGCCACCAGCCCCCAGGGCGCCAAGAGCTATATCGCGGCGGCGTTTCCGAGCGCGTGCGGCAAGACGAATTTCGCGATGCTCATTCCCCCCAAGAAGTACGCCGATGCCGGATGGAAGATCAACACGGTCGGTGACGACATCGTCTGGATGTGGGTGGACAAGGACACCGGCAAGCTGCGCGCGATCAATCCCGAAGCCGGCTATTTCGGCGTGGTGCCCGGAACGAACGACAAGACGAACCCCAACGCGATGGCTGCCATGTCGCGTGACACGATCTTCACGAACGTCGCGCTGCTGCCCGACGGTGATGTGTGGTGGGAGGGCAAGACCGACCAGCCCCCGGCCGAGTGCATCGACTGGACCGGCAAACCGTGGACGCCGAACGGCCCGGGCAAGGCGGCGCATCCAAACAGCCGCTTCACGGCGCCAATGGTGAACAACCCCGCGCTCGATCCTGCCGCCAACGACCCCGACGGTGTGCCCGTCTCAGCCATCGTGTTCGGCGGGCGGCGCAGTCGCACGATCCCGCTCGTCTTCCAGGCGTTCAACTGGGTGCACGGCGTCTACCTCGGTGCCACGCTCGGCAGCGAGACCACGGCGGCCGCGACCGGGCAGCAGGGCATCGTGCGGCGAGACCCGATGGCCATGCTGCCGTTCATTGGCTACAACATCCGCGACTACCTCGTGCACTGGTTCCGCATGCGCAAGAAGATGAGCGACTGCCCGCGCATCTTCCACGTCAACTGGTTCCGCAAGGACGACAACGGCAAGTTCCTCTGGCCGGGCTTCGGCGAGAACATGCGCGTGCTGAAGTGGATCATCGATCGCTGCCAGGGCCGTGCCTATGCCAGCGAGACCGTGATCGGCTGGATGCCGCGCCCACAGGACATCGACCTGGAAGGGCTCGACATCACGCCCGAGCAGTTTGCTGAGATCCAGTCCGTGCGCAACGATGAGGTAAAGGCCGAGATCCTCAGCCAAGAGGAACTGTTCTTAAAGCTTGCCGGCGATCTGCCAAAGGAAATGATCTTCCAACGCGAACTGCTCGTGACCCGGCTATGA